Proteins co-encoded in one Bacillota bacterium genomic window:
- a CDS encoding YbaB/EbfC family nucleoid-associated protein: MSQDLSNLFSGIQKMHENASQLQKDLQAKTVEVVSDGGDVRVVVNACQEVVSIELNPSMLRTRSAADIQKLLVHTINEAFMKSRVLIANEVGKLFIGNEVGKLFSGSPE; this comes from the coding sequence ATGAGTCAGGACTTGAGCAATCTTTTCTCGGGGATTCAGAAGATGCACGAGAACGCCTCCCAGCTCCAGAAGGATCTCCAGGCGAAGACAGTTGAGGTAGTAAGCGATGGTGGGGATGTCAGGGTCGTGGTAAACGCTTGCCAGGAGGTGGTTAGCATCGAGCTGAATCCTTCGATGCTTCGTACCAGGAGCGCGGCGGATATCCAGAAGCTGCTGGTGCATACGATCAACGAGGCCTTCATGAAGTCGCGAGTACTGATAGCCAACGAGGTGGGTAAGCTCTTTATAGGGAATGAAGTAGGGAAGCTCTTCTCAGGAAGCCCGGAATAA